The DNA sequence TAGCGCAGCTTCGTTAACCATGTTGGCCAAATCAGCCCCCGAAAAACCTGGAGTGCTTCGTGCCAGAATAGATACATCAACATCCTGGCCGACTGCAATCTTGCGAATATGAACTTTAAGGATGCCTTCCCTCCCCAGAACATCAGGAAGATCAACAACGATCTGCCGGTCGAATCTGCCCGGTCTTAATAATGCCGGATCAAGTATATCCGGACGATTGGTCGCCGCCATGATAATAACGCCATCGGTTGTTTCAAATCCATCCATTTCAACAAGGAGTTGATTCAGTGTCTGTTCACGTTCGTCATGCCCGCCTCCGAGTCCTGCACCGCGCTGTCTGCCCACTGCGTCAATTTCATCGATAAATATAATGCAGGGAGCATTACGCTTCGCCTGTTCAAAAAGATCGCGGACGCGGGCAGCACCGACGCCGACAAACATCTCTACAAAATCAGATCCGGAAATAGAAAGAAAAGGGACGCCAGCCTCTCCTGCTACCGCCTTCGCCAGCAGGGTTTTACCGGTGCCGGTGGGACCAACCAGAAGCACTCCCTTGGGAATTCTCCCTCCCAGACGCTGAAATTTCTGCGGTGATTTCAAAAAGGCAATAATTTCCCGCAACTCCTCCTTGGCTTCCTCTACTCCGGCGACATCATTAAAGGTAACTTTCGGCCGATCAGAGGTTAATATCCGGGCGCGGGATCGGCCGAAGGTGAAAGCGCGGTCCTGACCAGAAGTCATCCGGCGCATAAACATGAGCCAGAGACCGATAACCAATACCCAGGGGAGAAATGATATCAAAATCGTTGGCAACTGCGAACGCTCCCGAACATCAACATAAACATCATTTTTCAGCAGTCGTGGGACAAGTTCTTGATCATTGGGGGGTGTTGTAGTTCGGAACTGAGTCATGGTCATTTTACCCTGCTCCAAGAGGATATCAGTTGGGACACGCAACGTTCCGGTAATTTCCCGGTCGGTTATCGTAATCTTCAGCACATTACCGGCATCTACCTGTTTTATGAACTCGGTATAGCTGATTCGGGGTGCGGTACGGCGATATTGAGAGAAAAAAGTCCAGGCCATCCAGGCTGACAGAAGCACAAGAACCCAGATTACCAGCGAGCCGAGAGTTCTTCCGGCGTTCGTTTTAATCGCCATTAACCGATTTCGGAATTTTTCTGGTTATTTCTACGGCTGCATTGCGAATGCGCACAACCACGCCTGCCTGAATACAATGAGTTCCCACGCATTTTCTGGTGATTAAATCCACTATCCGCTCCACATGATTAGAAGTAATCTCCGGCGCGATTAACCTGATGATCCTTCTTTTCAGAACTACATTATAGCTGTTGAATCGCTT is a window from the candidate division WOR-3 bacterium genome containing:
- the ftsH gene encoding ATP-dependent zinc metalloprotease FtsH, whose product is MAIKTNAGRTLGSLVIWVLVLLSAWMAWTFFSQYRRTAPRISYTEFIKQVDAGNVLKITITDREITGTLRVPTDILLEQGKMTMTQFRTTTPPNDQELVPRLLKNDVYVDVRERSQLPTILISFLPWVLVIGLWLMFMRRMTSGQDRAFTFGRSRARILTSDRPKVTFNDVAGVEEAKEELREIIAFLKSPQKFQRLGGRIPKGVLLVGPTGTGKTLLAKAVAGEAGVPFLSISGSDFVEMFVGVGAARVRDLFEQAKRNAPCIIFIDEIDAVGRQRGAGLGGGHDEREQTLNQLLVEMDGFETTDGVIIMAATNRPDILDPALLRPGRFDRQIVVDLPDVLGREGILKVHIRKIAVGQDVDVSILARSTPGFSGADLANMVNEAALLAARRGRNAVTMQDFEDAKDKVLMGVERRSLLISEEEKRWIAYHEAGHALVSRLTPGTDPIHKVTIIPRGRALGVTQQLPIDDKRIYSREYCLNQLTVMLGGRAAEQIVFNDISTGSRDDIDRATMLARRMVTEWGMSEKVGPLTFGKGNEEIFLGRELGLHRTFSEETARLIDSEIKRIVDTQAARASQLIRENRDKLDRLAKALLEKEALSGSDVDQILGLRGDDKKQTVVPPI